A stretch of the Vigna radiata var. radiata cultivar VC1973A chromosome 9, Vradiata_ver6, whole genome shotgun sequence genome encodes the following:
- the LOC111242577 gene encoding uncharacterized protein LOC111242577 codes for MSVERFQVVVHHGGTLIKDVPFKYIGGEITYWEVDPDKWCYFGIVGSLKEMGYMQVSELYYNVQHVLHKLYDDKEAMTMLKVAHYLGKVNLFVVHGVDNPEVVENDVNDVLYLCEGPVDSEAEVGLDVDNESGAEIENECEGRDDVEKEEVAVDSDVHMEGAVEVENQGGPEVHIEGVGVEAPFQVENECEGGDEVEKEELVVENDCVEGRVEVVNEEVVHVSDVGVDVQSQEEVHSAEEEVEIEKVGGHTDEEEEEVQIEEEAVETDEVEVEEDSEDEPGIEDLSGDEYVVEHSDDEAQPIGRGLSDGEWESDVLLTPQNSGSDEDDIQDRVPSGPFSKYVKQKSMTDYRWQVGTIFTDKEDFKDAIRSYSVHAGRCLKFVKNDKRRVRVRCLGGQGKCPWVAYCGYLPSRKIWQLRKIIDTHTCSRQLNIKMMNAKWLSQEIDKSLMDNPSLKVKDIRSKALRKWNTNVSISKARRAKLIATRQMEIDHKEQFRRIYDYGHELIRCNPGSTVKIKVDGDNGQPIFQRIYVCLKACKDSFRSCRPIVCLDGCFMKGQYKGEVLTAIARDPNEQMLPLAYAVVEVENKETWTWFLQILIEDLGGDEVCGRCTWMSDQQKGLVQAVQDLLPRAEQRFCLRHLYSNFRKRFSGQILKNLLWRAATSTYPQAWEREMLKIKEVNVEAYKYIIATYPPRFWSRSRFTGQAMCDSLDNNITEAFNSVLLHAREQPIINMLEEIRVYLMNRWATNRKKVESMNFTICPKIKTRLLNESKLSKFWIPSWSARKIFEVTHCSAIENKFKVDLDTHDCSCRKWLITGIPCCHAIAAMNYASLDPEEFMPICFKRSTYAEVYASIIYPLNGPLLWEKTPYHDVLPPVHRKLHGRPKKKRRLEAWELTKDHTQMRVGGHIKKCSMCRQRGHNKNNCPLRPGPSQTAESQPSEPTETTENAPSQPTQTPENQPSEAPPTTQSPGPSQPPPSPPPSQQPTLRKKLDCIRKN; via the exons ATGTCTGTTGAGAGGTTTCAGGTAGTGGTCCACCACGGTGGGACCTTGATAAAAGACGTGCCATTTAAGTATATAGGTGGGGAGATAACATATTGGGAGGTTGACCCCGACAAATGGTGTTATTTTGGAATAGTGGGTTCACTTAAGGAAATGGGTTACATGCAAGTATCAGAGTTATATTACAATGTTCAGCATGTATTACATAAGTTGTATGATGATAAAGAAGCTATGACCATGCTGAAGGTGGCTCATTATTTAGGAAAAGTTAATCTTTTTGTTGTTCATGGGGTGGACAATCCAGAGGTAGTAGAAAACGATGTGAATGATGTGTTGTACTTATGTGAAGGTCCAGTAGACAGTGAAGCTGAGGTTGGATTGGATGTTGATAATGAGAGTGGAGCAGAGATTGAGAATGAGTGTGAAGGTCGAGATGatgttgagaaagaagaagTGGCCGTTGACAGTGATGTTCATATGGAAGGAGCAGTGGAGGTTGAAAATCAGGGTGGACCTGAGGTTCATATTGAGGGTGTTGGTGTTGAGGCTCCATTTCAGGTTGAGAATGAGTGTGAAGGTGGAGATGAGGTTGAGAAAGAAGAATTGGTAGTTGAGAATGATTGTGTTGAGGGTCGAGTTGAGGTTGTAAATGAAGAAGTGGTACATGTCAGTGATGTTGGAGTTGATGTTCAAAGTCAAGAAGAAGTTCACAGTGCAGAAGAAGAAGTTGAGATTGAAAAAGTAGGAGGTCatactgatgaagaagaagaagaagttcaGATTGAAGAAGAAGCAGTTGAGACTGATGAAGTTGAAGTGGAAGAGGACAGTGAGGATGAACCAGGAATAGAGGATTTGAGTGGTGATGAGTACGTGGTTGAACATAGTGATGATGAAGCACAACCAATTGGAAGGGGATTGTCAGATGGTGAATGGGAGTCTGATGTGCTTTTAACGCCACAAAATAGTGGAAGTGATGAGGATGACATCCAGGATAGAGTCCCAAGTGGCCCCTTTTCAAAGTATGTAAAACAGAAATCAATGACAGATTATAGGTGGCAAGTGGGCACAATATTTACAGATAAGGAAGACTTTAAGGATGCCATACGAAGCTATTCTGTGCATGCTGGGAGGTGTcttaaatttgtgaaaaatgatAAACGTAGGGTGAGGGTAAGATGTTTGGGTGGCCAAGGAAAGTGCCCATGGGTGGCTTATTGTGGGTATTTGCCATCACGTAAAATTTGGCAATTGAGGAAGATTATTGACACCCATACGTGTAGTAGGCAACTtaacattaaaatgatgaatgctAAGTGGTTGAGTCAAGAGATTGATAAGTCTTTAATGGATAATCCTAGTCTGAAAGTGAAAGACATACGTAGTAAAGCTTTAAGGAAATGGAATACCAATGTTTCAATTTCCAAGGCAAGGAGGGCAAAGTTGATTGCAACCCGACAAATGGAAATAGATCACAAAGAACAATTTAGAAGGATCTATGACTATGGACATGAGCTCATTAGGTGTAACCCAGGGTCAACAGTGAAGATTAAAGTTGACGGTGACAATGGTCAACCAATCTTCCAAAGAATATATGTGTGTCTTAAAGCTTGTAAAGACAGTTTTAGGAGCTGTAGGCCAATTGTATGTTTAGATGGGTGTTTTATGAAAGGTCAGTATAAGGGGGAGGTGCTTACTGCTATTGCTAGAGACCCAAACGAGCAAATGCTACCACTAGCCTATGCAGTTGTagaagtggaaaacaaagagACTTGGACATGGTTTTTGCAGATACTAATTGAAGACCTAGGGGGAGATGAGGTCTGTGGGAGATGCACGTGGATGTCTGACCAACAAAAG GGGTTAGTACAGGCTGTGCAGGACCTTCTGCCTAGGGCAGAACAAAGATTCTGCCTGAGACACTTGTATTCAAACTTCAGAAAAAGATTTAGTGgtcaaatattaaagaatttgTTGTGGAGGGCAGCCACAAGCACATATCCCCAGGCTTGGGAAAGAGAAATGCTCAAAATTAAAGAGGTGAATGTCGAAGCCTACAAATACATAATAGCCACATATCCCCCAAG GTTTTGGTCCAGATCACGCTTCACCGGTCAAGCAATGTGTGATAGCCTAGATAACAACATCACTGAGGCTTTCAACAGTGTTCTTCTGCATGCTAGAGAACAACCAATTATCAACATGCTGGAGGAAATAAGAGTTTATCTGATGAATCGATGGGCAACCAACAGAAAGAAGGTGGAAAGTATGAATTTCACAATATGCCCAAAGATAAAAACCAGACTTCTAAACGAATCAAAGTTATCAAAATTCTGGATTCCAAg CTGGTCTGCTAGAAAGATATTTGAGGTTACCCACTGTTCAGCGATTGAGAACAAGTTCAAGGTGGATCTTGACACTCATGACTGTAGCTGCAGAAAGTGGCTAATCACTGGCATCCCATGCTGCCATGCAATTGCAGCAATGAATTACGCAAGTTTAGACCCAGAAGAGTTCATGCCTATATGCTTTAAAAGATCGACATATGCAGAAGTCTATGCCTCCATAATTTACCCTCTCAATGGGCCTTTGCTATGGGAAAAAACGCCCTATCATGATGTTCTACCACCAGTTCACAGGAAGTTACATGGGAGGcccaagaaaaaaagaaggttgGAGGCATGGGAGCTCACTAAAGATCACACTCAAATGCGTGTTGGTGGGCACATCAAGAAATGTAGCATGTGTCGTCAGAGGGgccacaacaaaaacaattgtCCTTTACGTCCTGGACCCTCACAAACAGCAGAAAGTCAACCCTCAGAACCAACAGAAACAACTGAAAATGCACCATCACAGCCAACACAAACACCAGAAAATCAACCATCAGAGGCACCACCAACTACCCAATCCCCTGGACCGTCACAGCCACCACCAAGTCCTCCACCATCCCAGCAACCAACGTTGAGGAAAAAATTAGATTGcataagaaaaaattag
- the LOC106772920 gene encoding aquaporin NIP6-1 yields MDSEEVSSVPSTPATPGAPLFGGNLRFEKPNVSRKSSFLRSCKCFSTVEQWTLEDGAKPRVSCSLPSPPIPLAKKVGAEFIGTFILMFAAIGTAIVNQKTHGSETLIGCAAANGLAVMIIIFSTGHISGAHLNPAVTISFAALKHFPWKNVPVYIGTQVLASVSAAFALKVVFHPFMSGGVTVPSVGYGQAFATEFIVSFILMFVVTAVATDTRAVGELAGIAVGATVMLNILIAGPATGSSMNPVRTLGPAIAANNYKGIWVYLIAPIFGTLCGAGAYTVVKLPEEEATKTTS; encoded by the exons atggaTAGCGAGGAAGTCTCATCAGTACCTTCCACACCTGCAACACCAGGGGCCCCTCTTTTTGGTGGCAACCTCAGGTTTGAGAAACCTAATGTTTCAAGGAAATCGTCCTTTCTCAGAAGTTGCAAATGCTTTAGTACTGTTGAACAGTGGACCTTGGAAGATGGAGCCAAGCCTAGAGTTTCTTGCTCTTTACCATCCCCTCCCATCCCCCTAGCAAAAAAG GTTGGAGCTGAGTTTATTGGCACGTTCATTCTCATGTTTGCTGCTATTGGCACTGCTATTGTGAACCAAAAGACTCATGGCTCGGAGACTCTGATTGGATGTGCTGCAGCAAATGGACTTGCTGTCATGATCATCATTTTCTCCACTGGTCATATTTCTGGAGCTCATCTCAACCCCGCTGTCACCATTTCCTTCGCTGCATTGAAGCACTTTCCGTGGAAGAAT GTGCCAGTGTACATTGGTACACAAGTTTTAGCATCAGTAAGTGCTGCATTTGCTCTGAAGGTGGTTTTTCATCCCTTCATGAGCGGTGGAGTGACGGTCCCTTCAGTAGGATATGGGCAAGCTTTCGCCACAGAGTTCATTGTCAGCTTTATTCTGATGTTTGTTGTCACTGCAGTGGCCACCGATACAAGAGCT GTGGGAGAGCTTGCAGGAATCGCAGTGGGAGCCACGGTGATGCTCAACATACTTATTGCAGG GCCAGCAACTGGAAGTTCAATGAACCCTGTTAGAACATTGGGTCCAGCCATTGCTGCAAACAACTACAAGGGCATATGGGTGTATCTCATTGCTCCCATATTTGGAACTCTGTGTGGGGCAGGTGCCTACACTGTGGTCAAGCTGCCCGAGGAAGAGGCAACAAAAACCACCTCCTAA
- the LOC106772870 gene encoding probable CCR4-associated factor 1 homolog 6, translating to MPLILPKSDSIQIREVWNDNLEEEFALIREIVDDYPYIAMDTEFPGIVLRPVGNFKNSYDYHYQTLKDNVDMLKLIQLGLTFSDEYGNLPTCATDVDDDSHTCCIWQFNFREFNVNEDVFANDSIELLRQSGIDFKKNNEDGIDARRFGELLMSSGIVLNDNVHWVTFHSGYDFGYLLKLLTCQNLPDTQAEFFNLINMYFPTVYDIKHLMKFCNSLHGGLNKLAELLEVERVGICHQAGSDSLLTSCTFRKLKDNFFSGSLEKYAGVLYGLGVENGQGAH from the coding sequence ATGCCGCTGATTTTACCGAAAAGCGATTCGATCCAGATTCGCGAGGTGTGGAACGATAACCTGGAAGAGGAATTCGCGTTGATTCGCGAAATAGTGGACGATTACCCTTACATAGCGATGGACACGGAGTTTCCGGGGATAGTTCTCCGACCGGTGGGGAATTTCAAGAACAGCTACGATTACCATTACCAAACCCTAAAGGACAACGTCGACATGCTAAAGCTCATACAATTGGGGCTCACCTTCTCAGACGAGTACGGCAACCTTCCCACGTGCGCCACCGACGTCGATGACGATTCCCACACGTGCTGCATCTGGCAATTCAATTTCCGGGAGTTCAACGTCAACGAGGACGTCTTCGCCAACGATTCCATCGAGCTTTTGCGCCAGAGCGGCATCGATTTCAAGAAGAACAACGAGGACGGCATCGACGCCCGCCGTTTCGGGGAACTTCTCATGTCGTCCGGGATCGTTTTGAATGACAACGTTCATTGGGTTACTTTCCATAGCGGTTATGATTTCGGGTACTTGTTGAAGCTCTTGACGTGTCAGAATTTGCCCGATACGCAAGCGGAGTTCTTCAACCTCATCAACATGTATTTCCCCACTGTATACGACATCAAGCACCTCATGAAATTCTGCAACAGCCTTCACGGCGGTTTGAACAAGCTTGCCGAGTTGTTGGAGGTCGAAAGGGTCGGGATTTGCCATCAGGCCGGTTCCGATAGTTTGCTCACTTCATGTACATTCAGGAAATTGAAGGACAATTTCTTTAGTGGCTCGTTGGAGAAGTATGCTGGTGTCTTGTATGGGTTAGGTGTTGAGAATGGACAGGGAGCCCATTGA
- the LOC106774352 gene encoding factor of DNA methylation 1: MDYSSEEDSDLSESEIYDYSEKPYELLRAGKYKVKNLNGTLRCPYCAGKKKQDYKYKDLLQHASGVGKGSANRSAKQKANHLALAKYLEIDLASEGELIQNPALPPVVSQPSQLECVYYVWPWTGIIVNIKGKLIDSTHWLKEFAKFRPTDSHIFMKDGDMAAQAVVVFNSDWNGFINATEFEKSFETARHGKKDWSSNKLEADSNIYGWVAREDDYNCGGPIGEYLRSKGTLRTVSDIVQEACESRNHIVTNLAKEIEITNDNLDEMQSKFNVKTMSLSRMLEEKDKLHNVFEEETRSMQRRARNEVRRILDEQEKLSSELDEKRRKLDSWSRDLNKREVLTDQERQKLADDKKKKDLRNESLLLASKEQKIADENVLRLVEEQKREKEEAYNKILQLEKQLDAKQKLEMEIEELKGKLQVMKHLGDEDDTAVQKRIEEMNEELQEKIENLESVESMNQTLIVKERQSNDELQQARKELIKGLEDMLNGSKGNIGLKRMGELDQKVFVNKCKERFSPQEAGTKGVELCSLWQEKVKNSAWHPFKVITIDDKSEKILDENDDKLRSLKQEWGDEIYSAVVTAVTEINEYNASGGYTVAELWNFKEKRKATLKEVITYIVERIKPPAKRKRG; the protein is encoded by the exons ATGGACTACAGCTCCGAAGAAGATTCAGATCTAAGTGAATCTGAGATTTATGACTACTCAGAGAAACCTTATGAACTGTTAAGGGCTGGAAAATATAAGGTTAAAAACTTGAATGGAACTCTTAGATGCCCTTACTGTGCTGGGAAGAAAAAACAAGACTACAAATATAAGGATTTATTGCAACATGCATCTGGTGTTGGTAAGGGTTCTGCTAACAGAAGTGCAAAACAAAAGGCCAACCACCTTGCTCTAGCAAAGTATTTGGAGATTGATCTAGCTAGTGAAGGAGAGCTAATCCAGAACCCAGCTTTACCCCCAGTTGTTAGTCAACCTTCACAGTTAGAATGTGTTTATTATGTTTGGCCCTGGACTGGCATAATTGTTAACATAAAGGGTAAATTGATTGATTCTACACACTGGTTGAAGGAATTTGCTAAATTCAGGCCAACTGATTCCCATATATTTATGAAAGACGGTGACATGGCTGCTCAAGCTGTAGTAGTGTTCAATAGTGACTGGAATGGTTTCATAAATGCAACTGAATTTGAGAAGTCTTTTGAAACTGCACGTCATGGTAAAAAGGACTGGAGCTCAAACAAGTTAGAAGCTGACTCAAATATTTATGGATGGGTCGCGCGGGAAGATGATTATAATTGTGGAGGGCCAATAGGGGAATACCTCCGCAGCAAAGGAACATTGAGGACAGTTTCAGATATTGTTCAAGAAGCATGTGAAAGCAGAAATCATATTGTGACAAACCTCGCGAAAGAAATCGAGATAACAAATGACAACCTTGACGAAATGCAGTCTAAGTTTAATGTGAAGACTATGTCCTTGAGTAGAATGCTTGAGGAGAAAGATAAGCTTCACAATGTTTTTGAAGAAG AAACAAGGAGTATGCAGCGTAGAGCACGTAATGAAGTACGACGGATCTTGGATGAGCAAGAAAAATTGAGTAGTGAATTGGATGAGAAAAGGCGGAAGCTTGATTCTTGGAGCAGAGATCTAAACAAGCGTGAAGTACTAACTGATCAAGAGAGGCAGAAACTTGCAGACGACAAGAAGAAG AAAGATTTGAGGAATGAATCACTCCTGTTGGCTTCAAAAGAACAGAAGATAGCGGATGAAAATGTCTTAAGACTTGTTGAAGAGCAGAAG agagagaaagaggaggcCTATAACAAGATACTTCAGCTGGAAAAGCAGCTTGATGCCAAACAGAAATTGGAAATGGAAATTGAAGAGCTAAAAGGGAAATTGCAAGTCATGAAGCATCTTGGAGATGAAGATGATACAGCTGTTCAAAAAAGGATAGAAGAAATGAATGAGGAATTgcaagaaaaaatagagaatttGGAATCTGTGGAGAGCATGAACCAAACCCTCATTGTGAAGGAACGTCAGAGTAACGATGAACTGCAGCAAGCTCGCaaagaattaataaaa GGGTTAGAGGATATGCTTAATGGTTCTAAAGGTAATATTGGGCTCAAGAGAATGGGAGAGCTTGATCAGAAGGTTTTTGTGAATAAATGCAAGGAAAGATTTTCTCCTCAAGAAGCTGGGACCAAAGGTGTCGAGCTTTGCTCTTTGTGGCAGGAAAAGGTGAAGAATTCTGCTTGGCATCCATTTAAAGTGATCACAATTGATGATAAATCAGAG AAaattttagatgaaaatgatgacaaGTTACGAAGCCTCAAGCAGGAATGGGGAGATGAGATATATTCAGCTGTTGTAACAGCCGTGACAGAAATAAACGAATACAATGCAAGTGGTGGATATACTGTTGCAGAGCTATGGAACTtcaaggaaaaaagaaaggCTACATTGAAAGAAGTTATCACTTATATTGTGGAACGTATCAAGCCACCAGCTAAGCGCAAAAGAGGGTAG
- the LOC106772959 gene encoding Golgi SNAP receptor complex member 1-1, which yields MEVPSSWDALRKQARKLEAQLDEQMNSYRKLVSANVSSKADASESDLESWIERLLKQLQQVNAQMQAWVSAGGSEMVSHTLTRHQEILQDLTQEFYRLRSSLLAKQEHASLLEDFKEFDRTRLDLEQGVDTEQHALLKERASISRSTGHMDNVISQAQATLGALVFQRSTFGGINSKLGNVSSRLPTVNNILSAIKRKKSMDTIILSLVAAVCTFLIFIYWLSK from the exons ATGGAGGTTCCGAGTTCCTGGGATGCCCTTCGCAAGCAG GCGAGAAAACTTGAAGCTCAGTTAGATGAGCAGATGAATTCTTATCGTAAATTGGTTTCTGCGAATGTTTCTTCAAAAGCTGATGCCTCAGAGAGTGATCTAGAGTCTTGGATTGAGCGATTACTAAAACAACTTCAACAAGTAAATGCACAGATGCAAGCTTGGGTGTCAGCTGGTGGTTCAGAAATGGTTTCTCACACTTTGACTAGACACCAAGAAATTCTTCAAGATCTCACCCAG GAATTTTATCGTCTTCGTTCAAGTCTTCTAGCTAAGCAAGAACATGCTTCACTGCTGGaagattttaaagaatttgatCGGACAAGATTAGACTTGGAACAAGGTGTAGACACTGAACAGCATGCACTCCTAAAAGAGCGTGCATCTATCAGCCGAAGTACAGGACAT ATGGACAACGTTATTTCACAAGCACAAGCAACACTAGGAGCACTTGTCTTCCAACGTTCAACATTTGGCGGTATCAATTCGAAGCTTGGCAACGTTAGCAGTCGCCTCCCAACG GTAAATAATATACTTTCGGCAATAAAGAGGAAAAAGTCAATGGATACCATCATACTTTCCCTTGTTGCAG